Proteins from a genomic interval of Microbacterium imperiale:
- a CDS encoding FBP domain-containing protein has translation MFALTEKTIRSSFINVSLRERNSLVVPGDLAEVDWRARDYYGWRDPKTPLLGFVVAELDGEAVGLQLRQAEQPTRSRPQCSWCCDVTLPNDVVLFSARRAGKAGRAGNTVGTLLCAGFECSRNVRRLDPPPYLGFDAAAARDRRIDALRTHVDGFFRDLRDGV, from the coding sequence ATGTTCGCTCTCACCGAGAAGACCATCCGCTCGTCGTTCATCAACGTCTCGCTCCGCGAGCGCAATTCGCTCGTCGTTCCCGGCGACCTCGCCGAGGTCGACTGGCGTGCGCGCGACTACTACGGCTGGCGCGATCCCAAGACGCCCCTGCTCGGGTTCGTCGTCGCCGAACTCGACGGCGAGGCCGTCGGACTGCAGCTGCGCCAGGCGGAGCAGCCGACTCGCTCGCGACCGCAGTGCTCCTGGTGCTGTGACGTGACTCTGCCCAACGATGTCGTGCTCTTCTCCGCGCGGCGGGCGGGCAAAGCGGGCCGGGCGGGCAACACCGTGGGCACCCTGCTGTGCGCGGGCTTCGAGTGCTCGCGCAACGTGCGCCGGCTCGACCCGCCGCCCTACCTCGGCTTCGATGCGGCCGCGGCGCGCGACCGGCGCATCGACGCCCTGCGCACCCACGTCGACGGGTTCTTCCGCGACTTGCGCGACGGCGTCTGA
- a CDS encoding alanine/glycine:cation symporter family protein produces MDAVNAWLLTWGDHLWTWVVLPVVVGLGLYFTIRSRAVQFRLIPEMFRTLTDKTPQTADGKPQSVSAFQAFTISAASRVGVGNIAGVGTAIAVGGPGAVFWMWVMAFVGGASSFIESSLAQLYKTRDANGFRGGPAYYMQRGLKARWLGVWFAIILILCFPFAFSSLQANTIAATVSSTVGGDLPWLPWVVGAGVSVLTGLVVFGGVRRIASVTQVLVPIMALAYLALGVIVVALHLDRVGPVFAEIFTSAWGFNEVVGAAFGYIILTGVKRGMFSNEAGLGSAPNAGASAAVTHPVKQGLVQTLGVYFDTFLVCSITAFIILVSVPDLAGASRGIDLTQGALTGTLGDWSSIALSVIIFMLAFSSILGNYYYGESNIEFISSSRALLVGYRVLVVAAVLVGSVVGADLVWNFADGVMGFMALTNLIAIGLLSGVAFRLLKDYTAQRRDGLDPVFTRDRLPGVSGVECWEDELTVTGPIRLPSRARQASKHRDQHARD; encoded by the coding sequence ATGGATGCCGTCAACGCGTGGCTTTTGACCTGGGGCGATCACCTGTGGACCTGGGTCGTGCTGCCCGTCGTCGTCGGGTTGGGCCTGTACTTCACCATTCGTTCCCGAGCGGTGCAGTTCCGGCTGATCCCCGAGATGTTCCGAACCCTGACCGACAAGACCCCGCAGACGGCCGACGGCAAGCCGCAGTCGGTGTCGGCCTTCCAGGCCTTCACGATCTCCGCCGCCTCCCGTGTGGGCGTGGGCAACATCGCGGGAGTCGGCACCGCCATCGCCGTGGGCGGCCCGGGTGCCGTGTTCTGGATGTGGGTCATGGCGTTCGTCGGTGGGGCCTCGAGCTTCATCGAGTCGTCGCTCGCGCAGCTGTACAAGACCCGTGACGCGAACGGGTTCCGCGGCGGCCCCGCCTATTACATGCAGCGGGGACTCAAAGCCCGCTGGCTGGGCGTGTGGTTCGCGATCATCCTCATCCTGTGCTTCCCGTTCGCCTTCAGCTCGCTGCAGGCGAACACGATCGCCGCGACCGTCTCGTCCACCGTTGGAGGCGACCTGCCGTGGCTGCCGTGGGTGGTGGGCGCCGGGGTCTCCGTGCTGACGGGCCTCGTCGTGTTCGGCGGTGTGCGCCGTATCGCATCCGTCACTCAGGTGCTGGTCCCGATCATGGCGCTGGCCTACCTGGCGCTCGGCGTCATCGTCGTCGCGCTGCACCTCGACCGGGTCGGCCCCGTCTTCGCCGAGATCTTCACCTCGGCGTGGGGCTTCAACGAGGTCGTCGGCGCCGCCTTCGGCTACATCATCCTCACCGGCGTGAAGCGCGGCATGTTCTCGAACGAGGCGGGCCTCGGCTCGGCGCCCAACGCCGGCGCCAGCGCCGCGGTCACCCACCCCGTGAAGCAGGGCCTCGTGCAGACACTCGGTGTGTACTTCGACACGTTCCTCGTGTGCTCGATCACCGCGTTCATCATCCTGGTGTCGGTACCGGATCTCGCCGGGGCCAGCCGAGGGATCGATCTCACTCAGGGCGCGCTCACCGGCACCCTCGGCGACTGGTCGAGCATTGCGCTCAGCGTCATCATCTTCATGCTGGCGTTCTCGTCGATCCTCGGCAACTACTACTACGGCGAATCGAACATCGAATTCATCTCGTCCAGCCGCGCTCTCCTGGTCGGCTACCGCGTGCTCGTGGTCGCCGCCGTTCTCGTCGGGTCTGTCGTGGGCGCGGACCTCGTCTGGAACTTCGCCGACGGCGTCATGGGCTTCATGGCTCTGACCAACCTCATCGCGATCGGGCTGCTGTCGGGCGTCGCGTTCCGGCTGCTCAAGGACTACACCGCGCAGCGTCGCGACGGACTCGACCCGGTCTTCACCCGGGATCGCCTGCCGGGCGTCTCGGGGGTCGAGTGCTGGGAGGACGAGCTGACGGTCACGGGTCCGATCCGCCTTCCGTCGCGTGCACGCCAGGCGTCGAAGCACCGCGACCAGCACGCGCGCGACTGA
- a CDS encoding Pr6Pr family membrane protein → MHPRPAVITWSLLRLATAVAIVAAVGVQLAVSVTRTAESGGDVATVVANYFSFFTILSNLIAAAVLAWAGVATLTDPEGTRGSLRLSAALACATTYMAITGIVYNTLLRSITLPQGSEPVPWSNEVMHTVAPIVLLLDLLLGTRRRALPWRTVGVILSFPLLWIVYTLIRGPLVTNAVTGEPFWYPYPFLNANLPGGWAMVIAYIVGIAVAFIGVGAFCVWTTRRRARDAREADAVVATSVQQ, encoded by the coding sequence GTGCACCCTCGCCCCGCCGTGATCACCTGGTCGCTCCTCCGCCTCGCCACGGCCGTCGCCATCGTCGCGGCCGTCGGCGTGCAGCTGGCCGTCTCGGTGACGCGCACGGCCGAGTCGGGCGGTGACGTCGCCACGGTGGTGGCGAACTACTTCAGCTTCTTCACGATCCTCTCCAACCTGATCGCCGCCGCCGTGCTCGCGTGGGCGGGCGTGGCGACCCTCACCGACCCAGAGGGCACGCGGGGCTCGCTGCGCCTGTCGGCCGCCCTCGCGTGCGCGACCACGTACATGGCCATCACCGGCATCGTCTACAACACCCTGCTGCGCAGCATCACACTGCCGCAGGGGTCGGAGCCGGTGCCGTGGTCGAACGAGGTGATGCACACGGTCGCACCGATCGTCCTGCTGCTCGACCTGCTGCTCGGGACGAGACGGCGAGCGCTGCCGTGGCGCACGGTCGGCGTCATCCTGTCGTTCCCGCTGCTGTGGATCGTGTACACGCTGATCCGCGGGCCACTGGTGACGAACGCGGTGACCGGCGAGCCGTTCTGGTACCCGTACCCGTTCCTCAACGCGAACCTTCCGGGTGGCTGGGCGATGGTCATCGCCTACATCGTCGGCATCGCGGTCGCCTTCATCGGCGTCGGCGCATTCTGCGTCTGGACGACTCGCCGCAGGGCCCGCGACGCGCGCGAAGCGGATGCGGTTGTCGCGACATCAGTGCAGCAGTAG
- a CDS encoding GNAT family N-acetyltransferase gives MTMTIEDVRDNAAWHSLTGAHAHLAIGDDLVRRYPDDVAGFVGVRTWDDPAVWDSLVQVVGSGGEFSISISSDAPDPELPPGWSETFRGAGVQLVETDRLRPRPDDEAVVLGAADVPDMLALVERNRPGPFRPRTHLLGRYIGVRRDGRLIAMAGERLQPGGWTEISAVATDPEYRRQGIASRLVLDVAFHIQQRGGLALMHAAASNANAIAGYEKLGFELRRTTNFIGVRIP, from the coding sequence ATGACCATGACGATCGAGGACGTGCGCGACAACGCCGCCTGGCACTCGCTGACCGGCGCCCACGCGCACCTCGCCATCGGCGACGACCTCGTTCGGCGCTACCCCGACGACGTCGCCGGCTTCGTCGGAGTCCGCACCTGGGACGACCCGGCCGTCTGGGATTCTCTCGTGCAGGTGGTGGGGTCCGGCGGCGAGTTCAGCATCAGCATCAGCTCCGATGCACCCGATCCCGAGCTGCCGCCCGGATGGTCCGAGACCTTCCGTGGCGCGGGCGTGCAACTCGTCGAGACCGATCGCCTGCGACCGCGGCCGGACGACGAGGCCGTCGTCCTGGGCGCCGCGGACGTGCCCGACATGCTCGCGCTGGTCGAGCGCAACCGTCCCGGACCCTTCCGTCCGCGCACGCACCTGCTCGGCCGGTACATCGGCGTCCGCCGGGATGGCCGCCTCATCGCCATGGCGGGCGAGCGGCTGCAGCCCGGCGGATGGACCGAGATCAGCGCGGTCGCGACCGATCCCGAGTATCGCCGGCAGGGCATCGCCTCGCGCCTCGTGCTCGACGTGGCCTTCCACATCCAGCAGCGGGGCGGCCTCGCGCTCATGCATGCGGCAGCCTCGAACGCGAACGCCATCGCGGGATACGAGAAGCTCGGTTTCGAGTTGCGCCGCACGACGAACTTCATCGGCGTGCGGATCCCATAG
- a CDS encoding HNH endonuclease signature motif containing protein: MELRSVAAEAAGLAGRSDRRLQHDIDHAMTIVDDYPVVFAAWETRRITRDHVEVIVKAGTVVPAEVRGAFEEAAIEICERDIAVRVKEPLRALAERMHPREFTERHRDAAAGRCVRVLPGADGMSDLIATLPTVIAAGMLDRLTQMGQSVKDSRGAGTAFAADGQCEEPDTRTMDQLRADALADLVLSGAPVVDPTYGSDAPGPLGAIRARVQVVVTANTLTGTDHGPAEAVGTGLVDADTARELAGQTASWDRLFIDPITRTPVEIDTYRPTASMRRLLQARDQHCRFPGCRRAAIRCEIDHTIDHALGGHTHIYNLAHLCQRHHSMKQFTDWKVRQLGGGVLEWTSPGGRIYREDVPIPAVCFTPEPDPPPGARTGDPVDEPPPF, translated from the coding sequence ATGGAGCTACGGTCGGTCGCGGCGGAAGCGGCAGGTTTGGCGGGGCGGTCGGATCGGCGGTTGCAGCACGACATCGACCATGCGATGACCATCGTCGACGACTACCCGGTCGTGTTCGCGGCGTGGGAGACCCGGCGGATCACGCGGGATCACGTGGAGGTGATCGTCAAAGCCGGGACGGTGGTGCCGGCTGAGGTTCGGGGCGCGTTCGAGGAAGCTGCGATCGAGATCTGTGAGCGTGACATCGCGGTGCGGGTGAAGGAGCCGCTGAGGGCTTTGGCGGAGCGGATGCATCCGCGGGAGTTCACTGAGCGCCATCGGGACGCCGCAGCGGGGCGGTGTGTGCGGGTGCTTCCCGGGGCGGACGGGATGTCGGATTTGATCGCGACCTTGCCCACGGTGATCGCCGCGGGGATGTTGGACCGGCTGACGCAGATGGGCCAGTCCGTGAAGGACAGCCGGGGTGCCGGTACGGCGTTCGCCGCCGACGGCCAGTGTGAGGAGCCGGATACGCGCACGATGGATCAGCTCCGCGCCGACGCGCTTGCTGACCTGGTGCTCAGCGGGGCGCCGGTGGTCGATCCGACCTACGGCAGCGACGCACCCGGACCGCTCGGCGCGATCCGGGCGCGCGTGCAGGTCGTCGTCACCGCAAACACCCTCACCGGCACCGACCACGGACCGGCCGAAGCCGTCGGCACCGGGCTCGTCGATGCCGACACGGCCCGCGAACTCGCCGGGCAGACCGCATCCTGGGACCGGCTCTTCATCGACCCGATCACCCGCACTCCGGTCGAGATCGACACCTACCGGCCCACCGCCTCGATGCGACGCCTCCTGCAAGCCCGCGATCAGCATTGCCGGTTCCCGGGATGCCGGCGGGCTGCGATCCGCTGCGAGATCGATCACACCATCGACCACGCCCTCGGCGGGCATACGCACATCTACAACCTCGCCCACCTCTGCCAACGACACCACTCGATGAAGCAATTCACCGACTGGAAAGTCCGGCAACTCGGCGGCGGGGTCCTCGAATGGACATCCCCCGGCGGGCGGATCTACCGCGAAGACGTGCCGATACCTGCCGTCTGCTTCACTCCCGAACCCGACCCACCGCCGGGGGCGCGAACCGGCGACCCCGTCGACGAGCCGCCACCCTTCTGA
- a CDS encoding amino acid ABC transporter permease, producing MTDTVPRVDRDPRVDRDLRDGAAPAPAPAATGRVDLSDIPVVRTKHWFRWTVAAIVVFVLAQFLWSLVTNENYEWGYFAHYFLSEPVLQGLGLTLVYTAVSATLGFLFGTLLALARLAKSPLLNAAAWSFIWFFRSVPLVVQLVVWYNLGYLYPTLGLGTPFTTDFWLVEFPTVQLISAFAAGVLGLSLHQAAYSAEIIRGGLLSVDQGQLEAAAALGIPPRRRLSRIVLPQAMRSIIPNATNEVIGLVKGTSVLFVIAVPELFYAVQVIYNRNSRVIPLLLVAVVWYTIITTILSVLQYYIERHYARGSVRVLPPTPLQRARHWIALQWARLGDDPTPPPALVGADAPPVDRATRHAAPGDSRFTSGGES from the coding sequence ATGACCGACACCGTCCCGCGCGTCGACCGAGACCCGCGCGTCGACCGAGACCTCCGCGACGGCGCCGCGCCCGCCCCCGCCCCGGCCGCCACCGGACGCGTCGACCTCAGCGACATCCCGGTCGTCCGCACCAAGCACTGGTTCCGGTGGACGGTCGCCGCCATCGTCGTCTTCGTCCTCGCGCAGTTCCTGTGGTCGCTCGTCACGAACGAGAATTACGAGTGGGGCTACTTCGCCCACTACTTCCTCTCCGAGCCGGTGCTGCAGGGCCTGGGGCTCACGCTGGTCTACACGGCGGTCTCGGCGACCCTCGGGTTCCTGTTCGGCACGCTCCTCGCGCTCGCCCGGCTGGCGAAGTCGCCGCTGCTGAACGCCGCCGCCTGGAGCTTCATCTGGTTCTTCCGCTCGGTTCCCCTCGTCGTGCAGCTGGTCGTCTGGTACAACCTCGGCTACCTCTACCCGACGCTCGGACTCGGCACCCCGTTCACGACGGACTTCTGGCTCGTCGAGTTCCCGACGGTTCAGCTCATCAGCGCGTTCGCCGCGGGCGTGCTCGGCCTCAGCCTGCACCAGGCGGCGTATTCGGCCGAGATCATCCGGGGCGGCCTGCTGTCGGTCGACCAGGGGCAGCTCGAAGCCGCCGCGGCGCTCGGCATCCCACCTCGCCGCCGCCTCAGCCGCATCGTGCTGCCGCAGGCGATGCGGTCGATCATCCCCAACGCGACCAACGAGGTCATCGGACTCGTGAAGGGCACGTCGGTGCTGTTCGTGATCGCCGTCCCCGAACTCTTCTACGCGGTGCAGGTCATCTACAACCGCAACAGCCGCGTGATCCCGCTGCTCCTCGTCGCGGTGGTCTGGTACACGATCATCACCACGATCCTGAGCGTCCTGCAGTACTACATCGAGCGTCACTACGCCCGGGGATCGGTGCGCGTGCTGCCGCCCACGCCGCTGCAGCGGGCACGCCACTGGATCGCCCTGCAGTGGGCACGTCTCGGCGACGATCCCACCCCACCTCCCGCCCTCGTGGGTGCCGACGCGCCGCCGGTCGATCGCGCGACGCGCCACGCGGCGCCCGGGGACAGCCGATTCACCTCCGGAGGCGAGTCATGA
- a CDS encoding amino acid ABC transporter ATP-binding protein → MTTTPTTDAATRGLVEIHNVHKSYAGIEVLGGIDLTVQPGEVVAILGASGSGKSTLLRTINHLETVDRGSVTVDGELIGYEQRGGKLYELREKDVLERRTQIGIVFQNFNLFPHLTALENVTEAPIALGRLSKDDARDLGRSLLQRVGLADKAAHYPRQLSGGQQQRVAIARALALKPKVILFDEPTSALDPELVGEVLDVIRDLAQLGTTLIIVTHEIGFAREVADRVVFLDGGRIIEQGPPREVLVAPRHPRVQEFLAKVLA, encoded by the coding sequence ATGACCACGACCCCGACCACGGATGCCGCCACCCGCGGCCTCGTCGAGATCCACAACGTCCACAAGAGCTACGCCGGCATCGAGGTCCTCGGCGGCATCGACCTGACCGTGCAGCCGGGCGAGGTCGTCGCGATCCTCGGCGCCAGCGGGTCGGGCAAGTCCACGCTGCTGCGCACGATCAATCACCTCGAGACGGTCGACCGCGGATCGGTCACCGTCGACGGCGAGCTGATCGGATACGAGCAGCGCGGCGGCAAGCTCTACGAACTGCGCGAGAAAGACGTCCTCGAGCGACGCACGCAGATCGGGATCGTCTTCCAGAACTTCAACCTCTTCCCGCACCTGACCGCGCTCGAGAACGTCACCGAGGCGCCCATCGCCCTCGGACGCCTCTCGAAGGACGACGCCCGCGACCTCGGCCGCAGCCTCCTGCAGCGGGTCGGGTTGGCCGACAAGGCCGCCCACTACCCGCGGCAGCTGTCCGGCGGACAGCAGCAGCGCGTCGCGATCGCCCGCGCGCTGGCCCTGAAGCCGAAGGTCATCCTCTTCGACGAGCCCACGAGCGCCCTCGACCCCGAGCTGGTGGGCGAGGTACTCGACGTCATCCGCGACCTCGCGCAGCTGGGCACGACGCTCATCATCGTCACCCACGAGATCGGCTTCGCCCGCGAGGTCGCCGATCGCGTCGTCTTCCTCGACGGCGGCCGCATCATCGAGCAGGGTCCGCCCCGCGAGGTGCTCGTCGCACCCCGGCATCCGCGCGTCCAGGAATTCCTGGCCAAGGTGCTCGCCTGA
- a CDS encoding ABC transporter substrate-binding protein, producing the protein MAISKKQGVAAGIGVVAVAAIVGGIVAAVSLNRPAEAEAAAPATTEANVATDDIRWVHLDEPVAEAVAALEASGFTPVEEGKLTVAHSAYLPPLGYIPEGETEAAGTEPNIGSLIAEALGLEYNPVVVAWADWPLGIQSGKYDLITSNVTVTEERKELYDFASYREDLLGFYVQADSDIEKIEEAADISGLKIVVGSGTNQEQVLLAWNQELEAAGEAPAELQYYDDNAAAVLALQSGRVDATFGPNATSAWSARETGDTKLVGLVPGGWPQTANIAAATAKGNGLIEPVHIALNALIEGGQYDEVLETWGLETERIDASEINPPGLPKS; encoded by the coding sequence ATGGCAATCAGCAAGAAGCAGGGCGTCGCCGCCGGTATCGGCGTCGTTGCCGTCGCGGCGATCGTCGGCGGCATCGTCGCGGCGGTCAGCTTGAACCGACCCGCCGAGGCCGAGGCCGCCGCGCCCGCCACGACCGAGGCGAACGTCGCCACCGACGACATCCGGTGGGTGCACCTCGACGAACCGGTCGCCGAGGCCGTCGCCGCCCTCGAGGCGAGCGGCTTCACGCCGGTCGAAGAGGGCAAGCTCACCGTCGCTCACTCGGCCTACCTGCCGCCGCTCGGCTACATCCCCGAGGGCGAGACCGAGGCCGCCGGCACCGAGCCGAACATCGGCTCGCTGATCGCCGAGGCGCTCGGCCTCGAGTACAACCCGGTGGTCGTCGCATGGGCCGACTGGCCGCTCGGCATCCAGTCGGGCAAGTACGACCTCATCACGTCGAACGTCACGGTCACCGAAGAGCGCAAGGAGCTCTACGACTTCGCGAGCTACCGCGAAGACCTGCTCGGCTTCTACGTGCAGGCCGACAGCGACATCGAGAAGATCGAGGAGGCCGCCGACATCTCGGGCCTGAAGATCGTCGTCGGGTCGGGCACCAACCAGGAGCAGGTGCTGCTCGCCTGGAACCAGGAGCTCGAAGCCGCGGGTGAGGCTCCCGCCGAGCTGCAGTACTACGACGACAACGCCGCCGCCGTGCTCGCGCTGCAGTCGGGTCGCGTCGACGCCACCTTCGGCCCCAACGCCACGTCGGCCTGGTCTGCCCGCGAGACCGGCGACACCAAGCTCGTCGGTCTGGTGCCCGGCGGTTGGCCGCAGACGGCGAACATCGCCGCCGCGACGGCGAAGGGCAACGGTCTCATCGAGCCGGTCCACATCGCGCTGAACGCACTGATCGAGGGCGGCCAGTACGACGAGGTGCTCGAGACCTGGGGTCTCGAGACCGAGCGCATCGACGCCAGCGAGATCAACCCGCCGGGACTGCCGAAGTCCTGA
- a CDS encoding GNAT family N-acetyltransferase: MTTIATTVTIRLVRTEEYERTGELTVRAYAHDYGDLSDGYLSSLRDVAARVRQGDVWVAVDPDGTLLGTVWVSRPNRALADVARPGETDFRQLAVAPEARGRGIGEALTRHVLDLARERGSHRVVMNSGPEMTGAHALYRKLGFRRLTEREGRIEVEPGRVIDLLAFGYDVAPAAALGAGQPIWTFEHVAYDDPRADTLRAEMDREVGPRYADRFEDVDPAEAERSARTFAVDPASIVATVLVTDAAGDPVGHAALRDLAHDGIRDLEIKRVYVHPRARGVGASRALLGELERLARVRGAARLILQTGDRQQDAVALYEKLGYTRIPIYEPYTAYAFSHCFEKHL; this comes from the coding sequence GTGACCACGATCGCGACGACCGTCACCATCCGCCTCGTTCGCACCGAAGAGTACGAGCGAACCGGTGAGCTGACGGTGCGGGCATACGCCCACGACTACGGCGACCTGTCCGACGGCTACCTCTCCTCCCTCCGCGACGTCGCCGCTCGCGTGCGTCAGGGCGACGTGTGGGTGGCGGTCGACCCGGACGGAACCCTCCTCGGCACCGTGTGGGTGTCACGCCCGAACCGGGCGCTCGCCGACGTCGCCCGTCCCGGCGAGACGGACTTCCGTCAGCTCGCCGTCGCCCCCGAGGCTCGCGGACGCGGCATCGGCGAGGCGCTCACCCGGCACGTGCTCGACCTCGCCCGCGAGCGCGGCTCGCACCGGGTCGTCATGAACAGCGGCCCCGAGATGACCGGCGCCCACGCCCTGTACCGCAAGCTCGGCTTCCGTCGCCTGACCGAGCGCGAGGGGCGCATCGAGGTCGAGCCCGGGCGGGTCATCGACCTGCTCGCGTTCGGCTACGACGTCGCCCCCGCGGCCGCATTGGGCGCCGGCCAGCCGATCTGGACGTTCGAGCACGTGGCCTACGACGACCCCCGGGCCGACACGCTGCGCGCCGAGATGGACCGTGAGGTCGGTCCCCGCTACGCCGACCGCTTTGAGGATGTCGACCCCGCCGAGGCGGAGCGCTCGGCTCGGACGTTCGCGGTCGACCCTGCATCCATCGTCGCGACGGTGCTCGTGACGGATGCCGCCGGCGACCCGGTCGGCCACGCTGCGCTGCGGGACCTCGCGCACGACGGCATCCGCGACCTCGAGATCAAGCGCGTGTACGTGCACCCGCGCGCTCGCGGCGTCGGCGCCAGCCGGGCCCTGCTCGGCGAGCTCGAGCGCCTCGCCCGCGTGCGCGGCGCCGCGCGGCTGATCCTCCAGACCGGCGACCGGCAGCAGGATGCCGTCGCCCTCTACGAGAAGCTCGGCTACACCCGCATCCCCATCTACGAGCCCTACACCGCGTACGCCTTCTCGCACTGCTTCGAGAAGCACCTCTGA